The nucleotide sequence GTCGTGCTGGCCTGCCTGTTGCATGACATCTCGGTCGTGGGGTTGATCCGTAACGACCACGGCCATTGGGCCGCGCAAATGGTCGAACCCTACGTGGAGCCAGAGGTCGCATGGGCCATCAAGCACCACCAATCCCTGCGCTTCCGTGCTGACCCCGATTATGACTACGACTACCCCGCCTTCTACACCGAGGTTTTCGGCGAGGAATACGACCCGCCTGCCTACGTCAAAGAAGAATGGGCGTATTGCCAGTCCCACAAATGGTTCGACACCGCCATGCAGGTCGTCGTCAACGATCTCTACGCGTTCGACCCCAACGTGACGCTCGACATTGACGATTTTGCAGATGTCATCGCCCGCGCATTTGACCAACCTTCCGAAGGGTTGGGCTTTGACAAAAGCCCTGTCGCCCATATGTGGCGCACGCTGATCTGGCCAAACAACTTTCTTTAGGGTGGCGGTCTTCCCTGTGGTGGTCCAATCGGAGCACCTGCCCCATTTCCGCCATAATTTGGGTAAGGAATCAGATACTTGCCGGAAACAGGGGATGCATTAACTTTGGGTTAACAGATCAGGGTGGGGGCCTCATCGATTGCAAGGTTACTGCCATGACCCTGAAACAAAAAGCCCGCTACAACCGCCTCCAAGCACTTAGCTCCACTCACAAGCCCCGCTCCTCTGCTGTCAAAGGGCGTGTCACCAGATTGGCGACGCGTCTGGATCAAACCGCTGATCAGATTAGTCTGCAAAACAGCGTGTCCATGCACACCATGTTCATGGCCGCGTGATGCCGTTGATCATTTGGGATATGCAACGCGGTCTTCAGGACATGTGGGCAAAGGCCCGCGCTCCCAAGACCTGGGAATCGACAATCGGCACGACGCCTCGCCGCCAAGACTGATGTTGGCTCAAAATCGACAATGTGGGAAACAGCGATTTAGCTGATCCTCTGCGCACGAGGCGACACCTGAATTTGGGCAATCCGGCCTAGTCGCCCGCTTTGCCCAGTGGCACCACATTGGTGTCCGCATCCGGGGCCAGCTCTTCGAAATCGAAGTTATCCAACCGATCCGCTCGTTTTCCGGCCCGCGTGGCCGCCGTGATGACCCCCGCCACATCATCGCCTGCCTGCCTCAGATGGGTCTCCAGTTTTCCGGCCTTCTCGCCGATAATTTCCACATCCCGGTGCAGGTGCTTCAATGCCTTCCGGATCTCCCCCGCCTGCTCCCGCATCCGGGCGTCCTTCAGGATCGCCCGCATCGTGTTCAGTGTGGCCATGCAGGTCGTCGGTGACACGATCCAGACCCGCGCCGCAAACCCTTCTCGGATGATGTTGGGCAACTTGGCGTGAAGCTCCGCATAAACCGCTTCTGACGGCAAAAACATGAGCGCCCCGTCGGCCGTCTCGCCTTCAATAAGGTAGCTCTCCGAAATCTTCTTGATGTGCACCCGCACTGCCTGCCCCAAAGCCGTCAGTGCCCGCGCCTGATCCTCTTTCGTCTCCGCAGCGACAAGCGCCTCGTAGGCCTCAAGCGGAAACTTCGCGTCGATCACGATTGGGCCCGGCGGGTTTGGCAGGTGGATCAGACAATCCGCCCGCTTCCCGTTCGACAGTGTCGCTTGAAACGCGTAGCTGTCCGCCGGCAATGCCTTGGACACGATGTCGTTCAGCTGGATTTCTCCAAACGCCCCACGTGTCTGTTTGTTGGACAGAATATCCTGCAACGACAACACGTCGCCTGACAGCTTCTCGATATTGGTCTGAGCCTTATCAATTGTCGCAAGGCGTTCTTGCAGCTGGGTCAGCGATTTCGTGGTTTTCTCGGACGAGCCATGTAGCGTGTCGTTCATCCGTTCCTGCAGGTCAGACATTGAACGCGCGGTTTTGATGGCGTTGTCATGCAATCGCTCCGCCATTTTCTGCTGAACATCCGCCAGGCGAACTTCCATCGTTTGCATCGTCATGGTTTGCGACTTCGCAACGGAATCGAGCCCACCCGAAAGCTGAGCCTGGCCTTGGCTGAGGCCCTGAACAACTTGGGTCAACTGGTTGACCTGCCCCATAAGTGGTTCTGCCGCCCGGGCAGAGCGCCCAGATGCACGCAGCGCCAAGATGAGCAACACAACGATCAGAAGAACGATTGCAGCTCCGGTAAGGGTCGCAATGACCAGCGGATCGCTCAGCGAATAGCTATTTTCACCGATCTGGATCATGTGCGCCCAAACAACTTCTCGATGTCGGCCAGCTTCAATTCAACGTAAGTAGGTCGCCCGTGATTGCATTGGCCGCTATGAGGGGTCGCCTCCATCTCTCTCAGCAAGGCGTTCATTTCGTCGGCCCGCATGATGCGGCCTGTGCGGATTGATCCATGGCAGGCAACCCGGCTCAAGACGGCCTCGATCTTATCGGCCAGTTTCTGGGTCTGCCCGAGATCATCGATCTCATCCAGAATGTCGCGCAATAACGCTTCAGCGTTAATGACACCCAATATCGCCGGGGTTTCGCGCACCGCGACGGCACCTTGGCCGAAGGGCTCGATCACCAGCCCAAAGGAGGCCAGTGCGTCTACATGTCCCAGCAGCCTTGCAGCATCCCCTTCGGACAGCTCCACGATCTCGGGGATCAGCAAAGCCTGCTTCGCGACGCCGTTTTCCGACATCTGGCGTTTCAGCTTTTCATACACCAACCGCTCGTGGGCGGCGTGCCCGTCCACGATGACCATCCCATCCGTGGTTTGCGCAATGATGTAGTTTTCGTGAACCTGCGCACGCGCAGCGCCCAACGGAGTATCTTGCGGGTTCTCCTCCAAAACCTCTTCGACGCGTCCGCTTGCGGGGGCGAACTCCGGGGCGGCTTCCGCGAACCCCGGCGATTGTGCTTGGTAAGAGGCCCTCAGCGCCTGCTGTGAAGGGCGGTCCATTTGGTAGATGCGCCCTTGAGGTTCAGGTCGAAATGCGCCGAGTGTCGCATCCGCTACCGTCGTGGAGGCGCGATGCCCTGCCTCGGCAAGTGCGTGCTTTAAGGCTGATACGATCAGGCCGCGTGCGACCCCCGGGTCCCTAAACCTGACCTCTGACTTGGCTGGATGGACATTCACATCGACTTTTTGCGGGTCGCATTCGAGAAATAGTGCGACCGCGGGATGACGGTCCCGCGACAGGAAGTCCGAATAGGCCCCGCGCAACGCGCCAACAAGCAGCTTGTCACGAACCGGCCTGCCGTTCACGAACAGATACTGGGCAATTGCTGATCCGCGCGAGTAGGTGGGCAATGCCGCAAAACCGGTCAGGGTGATGCCTTCCCGTTCCGCATCAATCTGCAAGGCATTTTCGGCGAACTCACTTCCCAAGATTTGGCGTAACCGGCCGCCGAGCGCATCGAACATGTCGCCGGTTTGCGGGTCCGCCCTGAAAGTGACGCGCCCTTGGTCGCCACCGGACAGGTCGCGAATGGTAAAGCCAACGTAAGGCTCCGCCATGGCGAGCCTTTTGACGACATCGCTGATCGCCTGCATCTCAGACCGGTCGGTGCGCAGGAACTTCAGCCGCGCCGGTGTCGCATAAAACAAGTCGCGCAATTCGACGACGGTGCCGGCATTAAGCGCCGCAGGACGCGCAGCGTCATGTGCACCCCCGCTCACTGAAATTTGGAATGCTGTGTCGGCTCCTCGCGCGCGGGAGGTGATGGTCAACCGCCCGACCGCCCCCAAAGACGGCAACGCCTCCCCTCGGAAGCCGAATGTATGGATATTCAGAAGGTCCGATCCATCAATTTTCGAGGTGGCGTGGCGCGACAGCGCCAACGGAAGATCCGCTTCCGAAATCCCGTGGCCATCATCGGTGACACGCACCAGCGTCTTGCCGCCGTCCTGCACCGCCAGCTCGATGCGGGATGCCCCGGCATCTAGCGCGTTCTCGATCAACTCCTTCACGGCAGAGGCCGGGCGCTCCACAACCTCGCCAGCCGCGATGCGGTTTACGGCGACATCGTCTAACTGCCTGATTTTAGGCGGTCCTGGGCTTATGTTGCGGTCAGGGGCGTTCATACCCCTAGGTGTAGCATGTCCATCGCCGATTCGGCTATGCAGGACCTAGTTGGTGCTTTCGAAACCTTCCGGCTGGCCAACAACCACAAATTGCAACGCATCCGGCTTCAGCAACCGCGCTGCGACCCGCTTGATGTCGTCCAATGTAACCGCGTTGACCTTGTCATTGCGCGTGTTGACATAATCGATGGGCAAGTCGTCCATTTGCATTCCGACAAGGATGCCGGCGATAGTCGAATTGCCGTCAAACCGCAGAGGATAAGCACCAGTCAGGTATTTCTTGGCGTCGGCCAATTCTTCTTCTGTCACACCGTCAGCGGCCATTTTGGCCCATTCGTCCCGAATGACGTCGATTGCCTCGGCGATCCGATCGTTTGACGAGGCGACCTGCCCCATTATCAGATAGCCGTGATCCTTTGGAACGAGGAAGCTGGAAACGCCATATGTCAGGCCACGTTTCTCGCGCACTTCTTCCATTAGACGGGAGCCGAAACCACCTGCGCCAAGCACCTGATTCATGACATAAGCGGGAAAAAAGTCCGGGTCGTGGCGGTCTATGCCCTCATGCCCAAAAATTGCGGTCGATTGCGGAACGTCAAAGGGCACCACAGTCTGCGCGCCCGTCAGACCAATCTCCGCCTTCTGCGGCAATGGCGCACCCGTCGCCGGCAGGTCGCCTAGCAGGTCATCAAGCACAACACCAAGCTGTTCCGCGGTGATGTCGCCAACCGCTCCGACGAACAGCCGGTCGCGGGCAAACACGTCCTGATGTGCGGCGACAATGTCGTCGCGTGTCAGGGCGTTCAGGCTCTCGATCGTCCCTTCCTTGGGCGAGCCATAGGGGTGGTCCCCGAATGCCTGTTTGGTGAAAGCGCGCCGCGCAATGGCTGACGGGTCTTTTTCGTCCGACTTGATGATCGACACCACCTGACCACGCACCCTGTCGATGGAGGGCTGGTCAAAGCGGGGCTCAACGACCGCACTACGCAACAATGCAAGCGCTTCAGGCTGGTTCTCGGTGAGGAATTGCGCAGAAATGGTAAAGGAATCGTCATAGACATCGAAATCGTAACTTGCCGCAAGCGCTTCTCGGGCCGCTGCGAAAGTCGTCGAATCCAGCTCCCCGGTCCCTTCTTCGATCAGTCCGGCCATAAGGTGTATCGCCCCGCGCTTGCCGTCGCGATCCAGCGATGCGCCCCCTTTGAATCGAATTTCAAGAGCTGTGAACGGGATCGAATGTTCTTCAACCAACCACGCCTTGATGCCACCGGGCGAGGTCACTTCCTGAATTTCAATCGCCCGAGCGGGAAGTGATATGGTAAGAACAGCCAGTGCGGCCAGCAGAAAACGGATCATTGGGTCACCTCAGCAGATGGTTTTTGGTACCAGCCCGTGACCGCATTCTTACGGCTAAAGACCGATTTCGCGGCGGCAATAATGTCTTCTTCGGTCACAGCTTCTAGAATGCTTGGCCAGGCTTGCACGTCCTCAACTGTGAGGCCGGAGGTCAAAGCGGCACCGTACCGCCGCGCCAGACCGCCAACATTGTCATTCTCATAAATCGCGGATGCGCGGATTTGGGTTTTCACCCGCTCCAATTGAGCCGCGTCAACGCCGTCCTCGATAAACTGTGCGATGACGGCGTCTAGTTCGGCCTCTGCCTGCTCAAGGCTAAGCTCTGGTGTCGGGACGATCAGAACACCGAAGTTGGTATCGTCGTAATTCATGCCAGAATAGAAGGCGGAGGTGTAAACGGCCTTTCGTTCTCCCAGCTCCAAGGCCCGCCCGAAGACGGAGGTTGCGGAACTGCCACCCAGGATGTCAGCCAATATGGTCAGCGCCGCCGCTTCCTTTTGATCACCGGCGTCGCGTTCTGGCGCAAGGTAGGTGCGGATCACATAGGGCTGCGCGACACGCGCATCTTCGAACATAACGCGGCGCTCAGCCAATTGGGGCGGCTCCTGCGGTCGCTCACGGTCGGGCAAGCCAACGGTTGGTTCAAGCGGGCCGTAATGTTTCTTTGCAAGCGCTTCGACTTCGGCGGGGTCGACGTCCCCGGCAACCACCAAAACAGCGGCGTTCGGGGCGTAGAATGTCCGATAGAATTCAAGCGCGTCTTCGCGGTCCAGCTGTTCCATTTCATGACGCCACCCAATGATTGGAATGCCGTAAGGATGATTCATGTATTGGGCGGACCGTCTTTGCTCGCTGAAAAGCGAACCTGGTTCGCTGTCGGTGCGTTGGTTGCGTTCTTCCAATATGACGTCGCGTTCGGTCAGGATGTCTTCCTCGGTCAAACGGATATTGCGCATCCGATTCGATTCCATCTCCATCATCAGACCCAGACGGTCTGCCGCCACCCGCTGAAAGTAGGCGGTATAGTCCCAGGACGTGAAGGCATTGTCGGAACCGCCATTTGCCTCAACAATTGCGGAGAATTCTCCGGCCTCCAACTTGTCGGTGGCCTTGAACAGCAGGTGTTCTAGGAAATGCGCAATGCCAGAGACCCCCGGCTTTTCGTCGGCGGCACCGGCCTTGTACCAAAGCATATGAACAACGACAGGCGCGCGGTGATCTTCGATCACGACCGCTTCCATACCGTTATCCAGCGTGAATGTGGTGACATTCTCAGCCGCCGCAGCGGGGAGTGTGACAAGGGAAGCCAAGGCAAACAGGGTCAGGCGCAGCATGATCGTCCTTCTCAAATGAAATCTAAAAATAAGTATGGAGCAGTCGGCAAATCTTTCAACCACACCAACGCCGTTGTGACCGGGACGTCAACGCGTCGCCTATTCAGGTTCTTCATACCCTTCCGGAGGCGCAGACACCGTGCGAACACCCAGACGACGCAAGCGTTCCAGTTCGCCATATTGGTCCAGAGACTGCTTGCGATAGGCCTTGAAGTAGACATTTACGTTGAAAACCCGCTCCAAAAGTCGCCCGTCATTCTTTTTGCGGAACTCAAGGTCTTCTTTTGCAAGTTGTCCGCGAATGGATGGCGCCACGCCGTAGCGAGAGGCGTAGTTCACCAGGCCGCCATCTCTGATCCCGCCATTCGGGTTTCCGCCCAGCGCAACGATGGCATCAGCTTCAGGCGTCGCGTCTGTACGGTTTGAACCGCCAGGGGTCGGAGGTGGCAAGGTTGTGTAGTCTTCTGGCTGGACCAAGGGTTTGTTCGGCAAAATCGCGAACTCGTCAGGTCCGTCGCCATTGGCTTTAACGTTGAGAAGTTGCGGGTCTTTGTTCCGGTCACAGGCCGACAACGTCAGGGCTGCTGCCGCTGCGCCAATCAGGATCATCGCCTTGCGTCCCATGCCTCATGCTCCTTTGCCCGTTTACTGGCCTGCTTTTGGCCCTGTTTAGCCCATTCCGACCCGGTCGTCACGTGGTGTTGTTATCACTCTTGTCGTCATTGAAAATGATCAGCGCAAAGGCGCCCGCAAATATCCAGATATCGGCAATGTTGAAGATATAAGGATTGCTGATCCCGCAGCACGACATATTCAAGAAATCAGCCACAGCGCCATACAGCACCCTGTCCAACGCATTGGCAATCGCGCCACCAATGATCAAACCAGCGCCGGCGAAGGTGATGGTTCTTGTCAGGGATCGGTTGGCCCACCATACCAAAAAAGCGGAAATTCCCAATGCAAGCGCGATCAAGATCCATCGCGCAAACTCGGGACTGTTTCCGAAAAGGCCAAAGTTGATCCCGGGGTTCCAACCGAACTTGAAGACCACCAACGGAGGCAACACCTCCAACTCGTCACCAACCTGCATCTGCAGTCCAAACATGACGTAGAGCTTGGACAGCTGATCCGTAACGAAGGCAAACAGGGCCGAGAGCGCTAAAACCCGCATCAGTGCCTAAAGTGCCGCATGCCAGTGAAGACCATGGCGAGACCCAACTCATCGGCTGCCGCAATCACCTCGTCATCACGCATCGAGCCGCCTGGTTGGATCAACGCCGTGGCACCGGCCTCCGCCGCTGTGATCAACCCATCCGCGAAGGGGAAAAACGCATCCGAGGAGACGACAGACCCGATGGTCGGGCTTTCGCTCAATCCCATAACGTCAGCCATATCTTGCGCCTTGCGCGCCGCGATACGGGTTGAATCAACCCGGCTCATCTGACCCGCCCCCACACCAACAGTCGCCCCGTTCTTGGCGTAGACAATGGCGTTGGATTTCACGTGTTTGGCAACAGTCCAGGCAAACAGCATATCCGCGACTTCCTGATCAGTTGGCGCCCGCTTGGTCACCACTTTCAGGTCGGATGCGCCGATATGGCCGACATCCTTGTCCTGCACCAACATGCCGCCCGACACCTGCCGATAGGTCAGGCCGCCAACTGACACGTTCGGCAAGCCATCCGTGGTCAGCAATCGCAGGTTCTTCTTCTTGGCGAATATGCTCAACGCATCCGCATCTGCACCGGGCGCAATCACAACCTCGGTGAATATCCCGCTGATAGCCTCTGCAGTTTGCCCATCCAACGGCTGGTTCACTGCGATGATGCCGCCAAAGGCGGAAGTCTGGTCGCACTGAAACGCCTTCTCATAGGCCTCCGCCACCGTCGCGCCTCGCGCCACGCCGCAGGGGTTGGCATGTTTGATGATCGCGACTGCCGGACCGTCCTTGGGATCAAATTCCGAGACCAATTCAAACGCAGCATCGGTGTCATTAATGTTGTTGTAAGACAACTCTTTGCCCTGATGCTGCGTCGCGGTCGCAACACCGGGACGGGAGGTCCCATCAACGTAGAATGCCGCGCTCTGATGCGGGTTCTCGCCATAGCGCAATGTTTGTGCCAGCGTTCCAGAAACGGCGCGGCGGCGCGGCGTTTCGTCCAACGCATCCGCCATCCAAGCAGAGACAGCGGCGTCATAAGCGGCGGTGCGCGAGTAGGCGGTCAACGCCAGTCGCTGCCGAAATGCGTATGTGGTTTGCCCATCATGCGCGTCCAGCTCGGCCAGCAATGCCGCGTAGTCTTCCACATCGGTCACAACGCTCACGAATTTATGGTTCTTGGACGCCGCCCGGATCATCGCGGGGCCACCAATGTCGATGTTCTCAATGCAAGTATCGTAATCCGCGCCTTTGGCCACGGTTTCCTCAAACGGGTAGAGGTTGACCACCAGCAGATCGATTGGCCCGATACCGTGTTCTTCCATTGCGGCGACATGGCCCTCGTCATCGCGCAATGCCAGCAGGCCGCCATGCACTGCGGGGTGCAGCGTCTTTACGCGACCATCCATCATCTCGGGGAAGCCAGTCACGTCGGCCACATCCGTCACCGCAAGCCCCGCATCGCGCAACGCGCCCGCCGACCCTCCGGTCGAGAGCAACTCAACTCCGCGCTCGGACAGTGCACGGGCAAGGTCCAGAAGGCCGGTTTTGTCAGATACGGAAAGCAGGGCGCGGCGGAGGGGCGCGAGATCGGTCATGGAAATCCTTTGTCAGGTCAGCAGCTATTGATCCAATGCCAGCTGCAGGTCCTGCTCGAAGTCGCGCAGATAGGACGGGGTGTCCTGCGCCTTGGCCAAAACCCAGCTGACCTGCGCCGCATACTCCATCACGCGGGAAGATAAAACGATCTGTTGGCTTGCGCGGGGCTTTAATCGCCCTTTTTCGAGATAAACACTGGGCTCAAGCGCCATATCGGCCGTTCCGCTGGGCCTGAACACCCATATTTCGCCGCTTTTGAGTGCAAGGGATATGGCGCTGCCGCCCATGTCAACGGAGGCGTCAACATCCGGATGCAAATGAAACCGGAGGGAAAATCTCACACCATTCAGAGCAATGCGGTCCATATGATGCTCAAACGTAACGCGGTCGGCGTCCGATAACGCGCCAAGCGTGTCCTGACCCGTCACGACCCTGCCATCCGCACTCAGTTCCAATTTGCGCACATGGGTTAGCCCAAAGTCCTTGAGGTACCCGTCATGGCTGGCCATGATTCGCATTCCAGTAGCATCGGACCCGTGCTGCACGGGTACTTTTGCGGGCACATTGGTTAGCGTTTCACCGTCTGGGCCAGCCGCGAGCTTTGCCGAGGAAACCCCGTCAATCGACACAGTCGAGTGGGACGGCGTTGCGCGACCGGCGCGCCGCCAATCAGGGCCAAATGACTCGCCTGACCCGCAATTGACGATGACCGGCCGCCTTGCCGAGGTCAGCTCAAACGCCAAAGTGCTGGCATGTGCATTCAGCGAAGATTTGCGCTTCGGCGGGGCCGACACATCAGCAACAACGCTTGTCCGGCCGCAACTCAGCCGCGCATAGCCCATCGCCAGCTTGTCCGACGGTCTAGTGACGGCATCCACATTTGCCAGCGCTTGATCCAATCTCCCGTCATCCCCGCGCCCTCCGCCGTGGAATCTAGCCAATCCGCCATCGGTATGGCGCAGAGCCCTCAATGTCGGTGCAATCCGCTCCAACGCGGCCTTGTGACCAGCTTCCGGTGCGTGTCCTGCGTCTTTCAG is from uncultured Litoreibacter sp. and encodes:
- the mutL gene encoding DNA mismatch repair endonuclease MutL; protein product: MNAPDRNISPGPPKIRQLDDVAVNRIAAGEVVERPASAVKELIENALDAGASRIELAVQDGGKTLVRVTDDGHGISEADLPLALSRHATSKIDGSDLLNIHTFGFRGEALPSLGAVGRLTITSRARGADTAFQISVSGGAHDAARPAALNAGTVVELRDLFYATPARLKFLRTDRSEMQAISDVVKRLAMAEPYVGFTIRDLSGGDQGRVTFRADPQTGDMFDALGGRLRQILGSEFAENALQIDAEREGITLTGFAALPTYSRGSAIAQYLFVNGRPVRDKLLVGALRGAYSDFLSRDRHPAVALFLECDPQKVDVNVHPAKSEVRFRDPGVARGLIVSALKHALAEAGHRASTTVADATLGAFRPEPQGRIYQMDRPSQQALRASYQAQSPGFAEAAPEFAPASGRVEEVLEENPQDTPLGAARAQVHENYIIAQTTDGMVIVDGHAAHERLVYEKLKRQMSENGVAKQALLIPEIVELSEGDAARLLGHVDALASFGLVIEPFGQGAVAVRETPAILGVINAEALLRDILDEIDDLGQTQKLADKIEAVLSRVACHGSIRTGRIMRADEMNALLREMEATPHSGQCNHGRPTYVELKLADIEKLFGRT
- the rmuC gene encoding DNA recombination protein RmuC produces the protein MIQIGENSYSLSDPLVIATLTGAAIVLLIVVLLILALRASGRSARAAEPLMGQVNQLTQVVQGLSQGQAQLSGGLDSVAKSQTMTMQTMEVRLADVQQKMAERLHDNAIKTARSMSDLQERMNDTLHGSSEKTTKSLTQLQERLATIDKAQTNIEKLSGDVLSLQDILSNKQTRGAFGEIQLNDIVSKALPADSYAFQATLSNGKRADCLIHLPNPPGPIVIDAKFPLEAYEALVAAETKEDQARALTALGQAVRVHIKKISESYLIEGETADGALMFLPSEAVYAELHAKLPNIIREGFAARVWIVSPTTCMATLNTMRAILKDARMREQAGEIRKALKHLHRDVEIIGEKAGKLETHLRQAGDDVAGVITAATRAGKRADRLDNFDFEELAPDADTNVVPLGKAGD
- a CDS encoding DUF3035 domain-containing protein, with protein sequence MGRKAMILIGAAAAALTLSACDRNKDPQLLNVKANGDGPDEFAILPNKPLVQPEDYTTLPPPTPGGSNRTDATPEADAIVALGGNPNGGIRDGGLVNYASRYGVAPSIRGQLAKEDLEFRKKNDGRLLERVFNVNVYFKAYRKQSLDQYGELERLRRLGVRTVSAPPEGYEEPE
- the purH gene encoding bifunctional phosphoribosylaminoimidazolecarboxamide formyltransferase/IMP cyclohydrolase, translated to MTDLAPLRRALLSVSDKTGLLDLARALSERGVELLSTGGSAGALRDAGLAVTDVADVTGFPEMMDGRVKTLHPAVHGGLLALRDDEGHVAAMEEHGIGPIDLLVVNLYPFEETVAKGADYDTCIENIDIGGPAMIRAASKNHKFVSVVTDVEDYAALLAELDAHDGQTTYAFRQRLALTAYSRTAAYDAAVSAWMADALDETPRRRAVSGTLAQTLRYGENPHQSAAFYVDGTSRPGVATATQHQGKELSYNNINDTDAAFELVSEFDPKDGPAVAIIKHANPCGVARGATVAEAYEKAFQCDQTSAFGGIIAVNQPLDGQTAEAISGIFTEVVIAPGADADALSIFAKKKNLRLLTTDGLPNVSVGGLTYRQVSGGMLVQDKDVGHIGASDLKVVTKRAPTDQEVADMLFAWTVAKHVKSNAIVYAKNGATVGVGAGQMSRVDSTRIAARKAQDMADVMGLSESPTIGSVVSSDAFFPFADGLITAAEAGATALIQPGGSMRDDEVIAAADELGLAMVFTGMRHFRH
- a CDS encoding heparinase II/III family protein — protein: MGIGAQKTLSQDMGQRVSFMDRVHARLSGMRSQVTGFVYQPEPRSMGSFAKGKQLIAGNFQFGGHLIQQPGVALWDLPAPDATFANELMGFGWLDDLAAVGDGAARKLAQDWTMRWIAQHGRGKGGGWSPDLTGRRLVRWINHAIFLMNGQSVENNDKYFRSLAQQTAFLSRRWSMASPGLPRFEALTGLLYAGISLNGVEHFVEPTAKALEQECNVEIDAEGGLTTRNPEELMEVFTLLCWAELALKDAGHAPEAGHKAALERIAPTLRALRHTDGGLARFHGGGRGDDGRLDQALANVDAVTRPSDKLAMGYARLSCGRTSVVADVSAPPKRKSSLNAHASTLAFELTSARRPVIVNCGSGESFGPDWRRAGRATPSHSTVSIDGVSSAKLAAGPDGETLTNVPAKVPVQHGSDATGMRIMASHDGYLKDFGLTHVRKLELSADGRVVTGQDTLGALSDADRVTFEHHMDRIALNGVRFSLRFHLHPDVDASVDMGGSAISLALKSGEIWVFRPSGTADMALEPSVYLEKGRLKPRASQQIVLSSRVMEYAAQVSWVLAKAQDTPSYLRDFEQDLQLALDQ
- a CDS encoding HD domain-containing protein, which produces MHRDDLLQKARDLARSRVTDKMDLDEKVDILEHTMAELLDIQVMKPFVGRVGTTVAGGMERASGRWLMGDDPRLEPMPERPTLADFFRHRFLKDKVGGNHLLQSAHLARTKGCSDNVVLACLLHDISVVGLIRNDHGHWAAQMVEPYVEPEVAWAIKHHQSLRFRADPDYDYDYPAFYTEVFGEEYDPPAYVKEEWAYCQSHKWFDTAMQVVVNDLYAFDPNVTLDIDDFADVIARAFDQPSEGLGFDKSPVAHMWRTLIWPNNFL
- a CDS encoding pitrilysin family protein, translated to MIRFLLAALAVLTISLPARAIEIQEVTSPGGIKAWLVEEHSIPFTALEIRFKGGASLDRDGKRGAIHLMAGLIEEGTGELDSTTFAAAREALAASYDFDVYDDSFTISAQFLTENQPEALALLRSAVVEPRFDQPSIDRVRGQVVSIIKSDEKDPSAIARRAFTKQAFGDHPYGSPKEGTIESLNALTRDDIVAAHQDVFARDRLFVGAVGDITAEQLGVVLDDLLGDLPATGAPLPQKAEIGLTGAQTVVPFDVPQSTAIFGHEGIDRHDPDFFPAYVMNQVLGAGGFGSRLMEEVREKRGLTYGVSSFLVPKDHGYLIMGQVASSNDRIAEAIDVIRDEWAKMAADGVTEEELADAKKYLTGAYPLRFDGNSTIAGILVGMQMDDLPIDYVNTRNDKVNAVTLDDIKRVAARLLKPDALQFVVVGQPEGFESTN
- a CDS encoding pitrilysin family protein is translated as MLRLTLFALASLVTLPAAAAENVTTFTLDNGMEAVVIEDHRAPVVVHMLWYKAGAADEKPGVSGIAHFLEHLLFKATDKLEAGEFSAIVEANGGSDNAFTSWDYTAYFQRVAADRLGLMMEMESNRMRNIRLTEEDILTERDVILEERNQRTDSEPGSLFSEQRRSAQYMNHPYGIPIIGWRHEMEQLDREDALEFYRTFYAPNAAVLVVAGDVDPAEVEALAKKHYGPLEPTVGLPDRERPQEPPQLAERRVMFEDARVAQPYVIRTYLAPERDAGDQKEAAALTILADILGGSSATSVFGRALELGERKAVYTSAFYSGMNYDDTNFGVLIVPTPELSLEQAEAELDAVIAQFIEDGVDAAQLERVKTQIRASAIYENDNVGGLARRYGAALTSGLTVEDVQAWPSILEAVTEEDIIAAAKSVFSRKNAVTGWYQKPSAEVTQ
- a CDS encoding signal peptidase II; translation: MRVLALSALFAFVTDQLSKLYVMFGLQMQVGDELEVLPPLVVFKFGWNPGINFGLFGNSPEFARWILIALALGISAFLVWWANRSLTRTITFAGAGLIIGGAIANALDRVLYGAVADFLNMSCCGISNPYIFNIADIWIFAGAFALIIFNDDKSDNNTT